A part of Hippea maritima DSM 10411 genomic DNA contains:
- the hutH gene encoding histidine ammonia-lyase, producing MKVFRYGIDKLTIGAAIGIAEGKIKGELNDVAKSNVLRGFSAIGEILKRDEAVYGVNTGFGVLCRTVISKEDTTRLQYNLLKSHACGIGKPVEPMVAKLMMIIKVHSLTLGYSGVSLDTIERIIWHIENDVIPVVPEKGSVGASGDLAPLAHLFLPLVGLGEVFYKGERKQALEVLKEHGLKPLRLHPKEGLALINGTQFISAFATFGAYRFARYLDAADIISAVSIEATKSSIKPFDYRLHDLRPYDGCRYVANRVRLLLEDSEIVRSHANCNKVQDPYSFRCIPQVHGAAREAFLQLKRTLDVELNSVTDNPVIIDKDTVISGGNFHGEPVALPLDYATLAASELGNISDRRVYLLLSGDDDVPKMLLRDVGINSGFMISQYLTAALASENKSLSFPASADSIPTSLGQEDHVSMGSIAARKFNAVLDNLSYILAVELLLSAQALEFRRPLRSTPLVEYVHDVVRERVSFAEEDRIFSEDINKVHRLIEDGAFIEQVNNSLKVDNSFKEKFSVY from the coding sequence ATGAAGGTTTTTAGATACGGAATAGATAAGCTTACAATAGGTGCCGCTATTGGCATAGCAGAGGGAAAAATAAAAGGTGAGCTAAATGATGTGGCCAAGTCCAATGTTCTAAGGGGTTTTAGTGCAATAGGTGAGATTCTAAAAAGGGATGAGGCGGTTTATGGTGTAAATACAGGCTTTGGTGTGCTTTGTAGGACGGTTATTTCAAAAGAAGATACAACTAGATTGCAGTACAATCTCCTAAAGAGTCATGCATGCGGCATAGGCAAGCCTGTTGAGCCTATGGTTGCAAAGCTTATGATGATTATAAAGGTTCATTCGCTGACTTTGGGTTATTCTGGTGTTTCGTTGGATACCATTGAGCGGATTATCTGGCATATTGAAAACGATGTAATACCTGTGGTTCCTGAAAAGGGTTCTGTTGGTGCAAGCGGTGATTTAGCGCCCCTTGCTCATCTATTTCTGCCTTTAGTTGGCCTTGGTGAGGTTTTCTATAAAGGTGAAAGGAAGCAGGCTTTAGAGGTTTTAAAGGAGCATGGATTGAAACCGTTGAGGCTTCATCCCAAGGAGGGACTTGCACTCATTAATGGTACGCAGTTTATTTCCGCCTTTGCCACCTTTGGCGCCTATAGGTTTGCAAGATACTTAGATGCTGCCGATATTATCTCAGCTGTTTCCATTGAGGCAACCAAATCATCAATAAAGCCATTTGATTATAGATTGCATGATTTAAGGCCTTATGATGGGTGCAGGTATGTTGCAAATAGAGTGAGGCTTTTGCTTGAGGATTCTGAAATTGTAAGATCCCATGCAAATTGCAATAAGGTTCAAGACCCCTATTCTTTTAGATGTATCCCCCAGGTACACGGAGCGGCAAGGGAGGCCTTTCTGCAACTTAAGAGAACGCTTGATGTTGAGTTGAACTCCGTTACCGACAATCCGGTTATTATCGATAAGGATACCGTCATAAGCGGGGGCAACTTTCACGGTGAGCCTGTTGCTTTGCCGCTTGATTATGCCACTCTGGCTGCAAGTGAGTTAGGTAATATATCAGACAGAAGGGTTTATCTTTTGCTTTCGGGGGATGATGATGTGCCAAAGATGCTGCTAAGAGATGTTGGTATAAATTCGGGCTTTATGATAAGCCAATACCTAACTGCTGCATTGGCAAGTGAGAATAAAAGCCTATCGTTTCCTGCAAGTGCAGACAGTATACCCACATCATTGGGTCAGGAAGACCATGTAAGTATGGGCTCAATTGCCGCAAGGAAGTTCAACGCCGTTTTGGATAATTTGAGCTATATATTGGCCGTTGAGCTATTGCTTTCTGCTCAGGCGCTTGAGTTTAGAAGACCTTTAAGATCAACTCCGCTTGTTGAGTATGTGCACGATGTTGTAAGGGAAAGGGTTAGCTTTGCTGAAGAGGACAGGATTTTCTCTGAGGACATAAATAAGGTGCACAGGCTCATAGAGGATGGTGCTTTTATAGAACAGGTGAATAACAGCCTTAAGGTGGATAATTCATTTAAGGAAAAGTTTTCTGTTTATTGA
- the mgtE gene encoding magnesium transporter, producing MAKEHIETKMILQTVRKFIRKEASENVAKILKKLHPADIAKIVQNLAPDERAFAIKAIDDLELKAEAIEYLDDYTIAAEILEQLTPQNAARIIQSISVDKAVDILEELNEEFADEVYKHLEDKFKEEIHSLSRYPEDTAGGIMNPDFFAIDKDLTVKDALEKIRKASKEKKIIYVYVIDRFGHLIGVVTLRSLITADENEKIENITNTNIISVRTDMDQEEVAKLVEKYDLLCVPVVDNKNRLVGIITVDDIIDVIREETTEDIYKLIGTSEEEFEETSILNIIKYRAPWLIMSLIGESISGSVLKFFDGTLKTAISLSFFMPLIMALGGNTGQQSQTIVVRALALGKFDESGIWIIIKRQIKTAISIGLLFAILGFAMALVFQKNFYLSLVVGSSLFISMFLSTMIGALLPLGLKKLNVDPAVAASPFISAMNDIVGLLIYLSIATATIKYFGVSL from the coding sequence ATGGCAAAAGAGCATATCGAAACAAAAATGATCCTCCAAACGGTAAGGAAGTTTATACGAAAGGAAGCATCGGAAAATGTAGCAAAGATCTTGAAAAAATTACACCCGGCTGATATCGCAAAGATAGTTCAAAATTTAGCCCCAGATGAGCGGGCTTTTGCCATAAAAGCCATAGATGACCTGGAGTTAAAAGCTGAAGCTATAGAATACTTAGATGACTATACCATCGCAGCAGAAATATTAGAGCAACTCACACCGCAAAATGCCGCAAGAATTATTCAAAGTATATCCGTAGATAAAGCAGTAGACATTTTAGAGGAATTAAATGAAGAATTTGCCGATGAGGTTTATAAGCATTTAGAAGATAAATTCAAGGAAGAAATACATAGCCTGTCAAGGTATCCAGAAGATACCGCAGGCGGCATCATGAATCCCGATTTCTTTGCCATAGATAAGGATCTAACAGTAAAAGATGCCTTAGAGAAAATCAGAAAGGCAAGCAAGGAAAAGAAGATAATCTATGTTTATGTAATAGACAGGTTTGGTCACCTTATAGGGGTTGTTACTCTAAGATCCTTAATCACAGCCGATGAAAACGAAAAGATAGAAAACATAACAAACACAAACATCATATCGGTTAGAACGGATATGGATCAGGAGGAAGTTGCAAAATTAGTTGAAAAATACGATTTACTATGCGTACCTGTTGTAGACAACAAAAACAGGCTTGTAGGTATTATTACAGTCGATGACATTATCGATGTTATACGCGAGGAAACAACGGAGGATATCTATAAATTAATCGGTACATCTGAAGAAGAATTTGAAGAAACAAGCATTTTAAACATTATAAAATACAGGGCTCCGTGGCTTATCATGAGCTTAATAGGTGAATCTATATCCGGAAGCGTCCTAAAGTTCTTCGATGGAACATTAAAAACAGCTATATCTTTGTCGTTCTTTATGCCTTTAATCATGGCACTTGGTGGAAATACAGGGCAACAGTCACAAACAATAGTAGTCAGAGCTTTAGCACTTGGTAAATTTGACGAAAGCGGTATATGGATAATTATTAAAAGACAGATAAAAACGGCTATATCAATAGGCCTTTTATTTGCCATTTTAGGTTTTGCTATGGCACTTGTGTTCCAGAAAAATTTCTACTTATCCCTTGTAGTAGGCTCATCTTTGTTTATATCTATGTTTTTATCAACAATGATAGGTGCTCTTCTGCCTCTGGGATTGAAAAAGCTCAATGTTGACCCGGCAGTTGCTGCAAGTCCATTCATATCGGCTATGAACGATATAGTGGGTCTTTTAATCTACCTATCTATAGCCACAGCAACTATAAAATACTTTGGGGTTAGCCTATGA
- a CDS encoding PLP-dependent cysteine synthase family protein: MNIIDTIGSTPIVELKSGIYAKLEFFNPTGSIKDRTAWGMLKDALDKKIIDKEKGIVEPTSGNTGISLAFLGAYLDIPTTIIMPENMSKQRIKIMESFGANVILTSAKGGMKESIKKAIEFAKEGYTFLDQFSNNANPMVHYNTTAKEIEKQIKTDILVCGIGTGGTFTGITKRLKHSNPNLIAVAVEPLGSPFLSQGKSGMHKIQGLGAGFAPPVLDINLIDRVVAVSDKDALRYQEKLIKEEGIFAGVSSGAAYWAALKIKDEYKDKTVVVIFADSADRYI; encoded by the coding sequence ATGAACATAATAGATACAATAGGCTCCACGCCTATAGTAGAACTAAAAAGTGGTATTTATGCAAAGCTTGAATTTTTCAATCCCACGGGTTCAATAAAAGACAGAACTGCCTGGGGTATGTTAAAGGATGCTCTTGACAAAAAGATAATAGACAAAGAAAAGGGCATTGTCGAGCCAACAAGTGGTAATACTGGTATATCACTTGCCTTCTTGGGCGCATACCTTGATATACCAACAACCATAATAATGCCTGAAAATATGAGCAAACAGAGAATTAAGATAATGGAAAGCTTTGGTGCTAATGTAATACTGACAAGCGCAAAAGGCGGCATGAAGGAGAGCATTAAAAAAGCTATTGAGTTTGCAAAAGAAGGCTATACATTTCTGGATCAGTTTTCAAATAACGCAAACCCGATGGTTCACTACAATACAACAGCAAAAGAGATTGAAAAACAGATAAAAACGGATATATTGGTATGCGGAATAGGAACAGGCGGCACATTTACAGGAATTACAAAAAGACTTAAGCATTCCAATCCAAATCTAATTGCCGTTGCCGTTGAACCTTTAGGTAGCCCTTTTTTAAGCCAGGGAAAAAGTGGCATGCACAAGATTCAGGGGCTTGGTGCCGGTTTTGCACCCCCTGTTTTGGATATAAACCTTATAGACAGGGTTGTAGCCGTATCAGATAAGGATGCCTTGAGGTATCAGGAAAAATTAATTAAAGAAGAAGGAATCTTTGCTGGCGTATCAAGTGGAGCTGCCTATTGGGCGGCTTTAAAGATAAAAGATGAATACAAAGACAAAACGGTGGTTGTAATCTTTGCAGACTCAGCAGACAGATACATCTAA
- a CDS encoding TlpA family protein disulfide reductase yields the protein MRKVALIFLFTILLAGISQAKTVQMGLDSPYFGNSKHIDVADFVGKKPLVLIFFYPECTPCEKSVPVLNNLYKTYKDKIYIIGISLSRDRYEIGDFIKENHPLYPIYRISDKGDLRNVGGILATPTVVVIDKNGKVAKKLIGKHGCSYLKKTIDKIIKEG from the coding sequence ATGAGAAAGGTAGCATTGATTTTTTTATTTACCATTCTACTTGCAGGTATAAGTCAGGCAAAAACCGTTCAAATGGGGCTTGACTCACCGTATTTTGGAAACTCAAAACATATAGATGTGGCCGATTTTGTTGGCAAAAAACCTCTTGTGCTAATATTTTTTTATCCTGAATGCACACCCTGCGAAAAGAGTGTGCCTGTTTTGAATAACCTATACAAAACCTACAAGGATAAAATTTACATTATAGGAATAAGCTTAAGTAGAGATAGATACGAAATAGGCGATTTTATAAAGGAAAACCATCCGCTTTATCCCATCTATAGAATTTCGGATAAAGGCGACTTAAGGAATGTAGGAGGAATATTGGCAACTCCAACTGTGGTAGTTATAGACAAAAACGGTAAAGTAGCTAAAAAACTTATAGGAAAGCATGGCTGCAGTTATTTGAAAAAAACAATAGACAAAATAATAAAAGAGGGGTGA
- the era gene encoding GTPase Era, translated as MMFKSGFVAMIGKPNVGKSTLLNLLIGEKIAIVSPKPQATRKSVRGILNGKDYQIIFIDTPGVHESEKKLNQVMKKYIDEALEDFDLAVVITDNHGEIDEVLAEYLSKIKEKSKKAILIVNKTDLMNKEQIEQIKSEFTSKANFEKIIETSLIGSPDAKEKILEAILELLPEGPKYYEDDIISTETERFIIAEIIREKVMNNVSKEIPYHIAVTVEEMKYRQEKELYYIKANIIVERRAHKMIIIGEGGKKIKEIGKQARQEIEAFLRTKVYLELWVKIKEHWTKKEALIKEYIDPRF; from the coding sequence ATGATGTTTAAGTCTGGATTCGTTGCAATGATAGGAAAACCTAATGTTGGAAAATCAACACTTTTAAATTTGTTGATAGGCGAGAAAATAGCTATAGTATCACCAAAGCCACAGGCAACAAGAAAATCGGTCAGGGGAATTTTAAATGGTAAGGACTACCAGATTATATTTATAGACACACCCGGGGTTCATGAATCTGAGAAAAAATTAAATCAAGTCATGAAAAAATACATAGATGAGGCATTAGAGGATTTTGATTTAGCTGTAGTAATAACGGATAACCACGGCGAAATTGATGAGGTGCTTGCCGAATATCTATCCAAAATAAAAGAAAAAAGCAAAAAGGCCATACTCATAGTAAACAAAACAGACCTGATGAACAAAGAGCAAATTGAACAGATAAAGTCAGAATTCACATCAAAAGCCAATTTCGAGAAGATCATAGAAACATCGCTTATCGGCTCACCAGATGCAAAGGAAAAAATCTTAGAGGCAATATTGGAGCTACTACCGGAAGGTCCTAAGTATTACGAGGATGATATAATAAGCACAGAAACCGAACGTTTTATAATAGCAGAGATAATACGAGAAAAGGTAATGAACAACGTCTCAAAAGAGATTCCATACCACATAGCTGTTACCGTTGAGGAAATGAAATATAGGCAGGAAAAGGAGTTATACTATATAAAGGCAAATATCATTGTTGAAAGAAGAGCGCATAAAATGATAATCATTGGAGAAGGCGGAAAGAAAATAAAAGAAATAGGAAAACAAGCAAGACAAGAAATAGAGGCATTCCTAAGAACCAAGGTATACCTTGAGTTGTGGGTAAAGATAAAAGAACATTGGACGAAAAAAGAAGCCCTAATAAAAGAATACATAGACCCGAGGTTTTAG
- the rnc gene encoding ribonuclease III — protein MEFEERLGYTFKNKELLKRALTHRSYVKDKAKSNERLEFLGDAVLELVVTEFLINNYKNIDEGKLSKIRAASVNTKTLSKLARKLELSDQILVGRSEKKEGITNNDSILEDAFEAIVGAIYLDGGLDKARRFVEHMLKDTIIAIVENGIIFDYKTHLQEITQKQFGCLPEYVIVKEDGQEHNKTFYCDVMIKGVKYGFGIGKSKKDAEKNAAKEAVKKLEQNDV, from the coding sequence ATGGAATTTGAAGAAAGACTTGGATACACCTTTAAAAACAAAGAGTTACTAAAAAGAGCTCTAACGCATCGCTCCTATGTAAAAGACAAAGCAAAATCCAACGAAAGATTGGAGTTTTTAGGCGATGCAGTGCTGGAGCTTGTGGTTACAGAATTCCTTATAAACAATTACAAAAATATAGATGAGGGAAAACTATCCAAAATAAGGGCAGCATCCGTTAACACAAAAACACTTTCTAAGCTTGCAAGAAAATTAGAGCTATCAGACCAGATACTCGTGGGAAGAAGTGAGAAAAAAGAAGGTATAACAAACAACGATAGTATTTTAGAGGATGCTTTTGAGGCTATTGTTGGGGCAATATACTTAGATGGAGGCTTAGATAAGGCAAGAAGGTTTGTTGAACACATGCTCAAAGATACCATAATCGCTATAGTAGAAAACGGGATAATATTCGACTACAAAACTCATTTGCAAGAGATAACGCAAAAACAGTTTGGTTGCCTGCCCGAATATGTAATAGTAAAAGAAGATGGTCAAGAACATAACAAAACTTTCTATTGCGATGTTATGATAAAAGGGGTAAAATATGGTTTTGGCATCGGCAAGAGCAAAAAAGACGCAGAAAAAAATGCAGCCAAAGAAGCTGTAAAAAAACTGGAGCAGAATGATGTTTAA
- a CDS encoding MarR family winged helix-turn-helix transcriptional regulator, with product MSVYIRAKELILGSRLKRLSDRFLNEVSVIYKSQNIPFEPSWFAIFYILDRHGKTTISQLAYELDLTQSAISQTISILENKGLIKVGTQKGDKRIKVLELTEDAFKLLLQVKPLWKLIKAKMREVLNEGENSKYLLEALDELEISCQRKSLSQRVLEELSNIDYSIVADYRGEFYLQLKRLFFNWMFNFGCIKSSLVNDFKDTLKKSKLLFALKDREAVACVLGVEEKAETLVFVCDKDDVDNRIAAELFLRFIGQFSLKKAKVYLDADKPLIIKILAENGFRKVATEEKTDVNKRLAIFERG from the coding sequence ATGTCTGTTTACATTCGAGCTAAAGAACTTATATTGGGCAGCAGGTTAAAAAGACTGAGCGATAGATTTCTAAACGAGGTCTCTGTAATTTATAAATCGCAGAACATACCCTTTGAGCCGTCGTGGTTTGCCATTTTTTATATTTTGGATAGACATGGTAAAACTACTATAAGTCAGTTGGCTTATGAGCTTGATTTAACCCAATCCGCTATAAGTCAAACAATATCTATACTTGAAAATAAAGGACTAATTAAAGTAGGCACTCAAAAGGGTGATAAAAGAATCAAGGTTTTGGAGCTTACAGAGGATGCATTTAAACTTTTGTTGCAGGTTAAGCCTTTGTGGAAACTCATAAAGGCTAAGATGAGAGAAGTATTAAATGAAGGTGAAAATAGCAAATATCTGCTTGAGGCTTTAGATGAGCTTGAAATTTCATGTCAAAGAAAAAGCTTAAGTCAAAGGGTTTTAGAAGAGCTAAGTAATATAGACTACAGTATTGTTGCAGACTATAGGGGTGAATTTTACTTGCAATTGAAAAGACTGTTTTTTAATTGGATGTTTAACTTTGGATGCATTAAAAGCTCCCTTGTTAACGACTTTAAAGATACGCTAAAAAAAAGCAAACTACTTTTTGCTTTGAAAGATAGGGAGGCTGTAGCTTGCGTTTTAGGGGTGGAGGAAAAGGCTGAAACCCTTGTTTTTGTGTGTGATAAAGACGATGTAGACAACAGAATTGCCGCTGAACTGTTTTTGCGTTTTATCGGACAGTTTAGCCTGAAGAAAGCCAAGGTTTATTTAGATGCAGATAAACCTTTGATAATAAAGATATTAGCAGAAAACGGCTTTAGAAAGGTTGCTACAGAAGAAAAAACTGATGTCAACAAAAGATTGGCCATTTTTGAGAGGGGTTAA
- the glmM gene encoding phosphoglucosamine mutase, with protein MKLFGTDGIRGKANTYPMVGDVAYKLGKALVYALDGKTDRKRKIIIGKDTRLSGYMLESAITSGVVSMGADAYLVGPMPTPAIAFLVRSMRGDAGVVISASHNPYDDNGIKIFSKDGLKLDDKLEDLIEKLILTDKLNNMGAVGDKIGRAYRIRDTLGRYIVFAKDTLPYSVSLDGLRVVLDCANGATYKVAPMIFEELGAEVIAINNQPNGININDKCGSTYPKAIVDATKLYRADVGIAFDGDGDRVLMVDDRYNIVDGDAILAILARYMKKRNTLKGDKVVGTVMTNYGLEMFLDKLGISLQRVDVGDKNIVKKIMDENLNLGGEQSGHIVLWDFNTTGDGIVTALAILSIMKQENARLSELTQDFRKIPQKTVNVLVKEKPQLEEVEEIQNAITKAKEKLSKNGRIVVRYSGTEPLLRITVESFEAALVDECLNLVSNAAVKSIGGKP; from the coding sequence ATGAAGCTATTTGGAACAGATGGTATAAGGGGAAAAGCCAATACATACCCGATGGTAGGCGATGTGGCCTATAAGTTAGGAAAGGCACTTGTATATGCTTTAGATGGCAAAACAGACAGAAAGAGAAAGATAATAATAGGTAAAGATACAAGGCTTTCCGGATACATGCTTGAGAGTGCTATTACAAGCGGTGTTGTATCCATGGGAGCTGATGCATACCTTGTTGGTCCTATGCCTACTCCAGCCATAGCATTTCTCGTTAGGAGCATGCGTGGTGATGCCGGTGTTGTGATATCTGCAAGCCATAACCCATACGACGATAACGGCATAAAAATATTTTCAAAAGATGGACTAAAGCTGGATGACAAACTTGAGGATTTGATAGAAAAACTGATACTAACCGATAAACTCAATAACATGGGAGCAGTTGGTGATAAAATTGGCAGGGCATACAGGATCAGGGATACATTGGGTAGATACATAGTATTTGCCAAAGACACCCTCCCCTACAGCGTCTCTTTGGATGGGCTAAGGGTCGTTTTAGACTGCGCAAACGGCGCTACCTATAAAGTAGCTCCAATGATATTCGAAGAATTAGGCGCTGAGGTGATAGCAATAAACAATCAACCAAACGGCATAAACATAAACGACAAGTGTGGCTCAACCTATCCAAAGGCTATAGTTGATGCAACTAAGCTCTACAGAGCAGATGTGGGCATTGCCTTTGATGGTGATGGTGACAGGGTTTTAATGGTCGATGACAGATACAACATAGTAGACGGTGATGCTATACTTGCCATACTTGCAAGATATATGAAGAAACGCAATACCTTAAAGGGCGACAAGGTCGTAGGCACTGTAATGACAAATTATGGACTTGAGATGTTTTTAGATAAACTGGGCATATCGCTACAAAGGGTTGATGTAGGCGACAAAAATATTGTTAAAAAGATAATGGATGAAAACTTGAACTTGGGAGGAGAACAATCAGGACATATAGTCCTATGGGACTTTAACACAACTGGAGATGGCATTGTTACAGCTTTGGCCATTCTTTCGATAATGAAACAGGAAAACGCAAGGCTCTCAGAACTTACACAAGATTTCAGAAAAATCCCTCAAAAAACCGTTAACGTATTGGTTAAGGAAAAACCTCAATTGGAAGAGGTAGAAGAAATTCAAAATGCAATAACAAAGGCAAAAGAGAAGCTCTCAAAAAACGGCAGGATTGTGGTTAGATACTCAGGCACTGAACCGCTTTTGAGGATAACTGTTGAATCCTTTGAAGCTGCCTTAGTTGATGAATGCTTAAATCTGGTGTCCAATGCAGCTGTTAAATCGATAGGGGGTAAGCCATGA
- the hutG gene encoding formimidoylglutamase yields the protein MSVWSGRVDGDKKDQLRWHQIVRVVDIDQIEKKNGFCIVGFASDEGIKRNKGRVGAKEGPTAIRRQLSSLAWHFDDITLYDVGDIEVIDDLEEGQEKLSSVVAEIINRGLFPIVLGGGHEVAFGSIKGAYKGLEEPVAVVNFDAHFDLREEEVSTSGTPFRQIERVYSKDGFRFDYLCVGIQRAANTLELFERAKELGVSWIDIDMIRFNTKAAIKLLSDFLKDKRHIHLTICSDVFAQSVAPGVSAPTPFGLSIDEFLSLFYVVLKSGKIVSFDIAEVSPALDRDNATSKLAAYIVFRLVDGIVSNDFFKV from the coding sequence ATGTCTGTTTGGTCTGGAAGAGTTGACGGAGATAAAAAAGATCAACTAAGGTGGCATCAGATTGTAAGGGTTGTGGATATAGATCAAATAGAAAAGAAGAATGGCTTTTGCATTGTTGGCTTTGCAAGTGATGAGGGCATAAAGAGGAACAAGGGCAGGGTTGGGGCAAAAGAAGGGCCAACCGCAATAAGGCGTCAGCTATCTTCTCTTGCCTGGCATTTTGATGATATTACCCTGTATGATGTCGGCGATATTGAGGTGATTGATGATTTAGAAGAGGGTCAAGAGAAGCTTTCATCTGTTGTAGCAGAAATAATAAATAGGGGGCTGTTTCCGATAGTTCTGGGGGGTGGCCATGAGGTTGCCTTCGGCAGTATTAAGGGTGCGTATAAGGGTTTGGAGGAGCCCGTGGCCGTTGTGAACTTCGATGCCCATTTTGATTTAAGGGAAGAAGAGGTCTCGACAAGTGGAACACCATTTAGGCAGATTGAAAGGGTTTATAGCAAGGATGGGTTTAGGTTTGACTATCTTTGTGTGGGTATACAGAGGGCTGCAAACACATTGGAGCTTTTTGAGAGGGCAAAAGAGCTTGGGGTTAGCTGGATTGATATAGACATGATAAGGTTTAACACAAAAGCAGCCATCAAGCTATTGAGCGATTTTTTAAAGGATAAAAGGCATATTCATCTGACTATATGCAGCGATGTTTTTGCCCAGAGTGTAGCACCGGGTGTTAGTGCACCAACGCCTTTTGGTTTATCTATTGATGAGTTCTTGTCTTTGTTCTATGTGGTGTTAAAAAGCGGCAAGATAGTTAGCTTCGATATAGCTGAGGTTTCGCCTGCCCTGGATAGGGATAATGCAACATC
- the nadB gene encoding L-aspartate oxidase has product MNKTIAIVGSGVAGLRAAIELLNNGYEVLVFSKDKLSYCNTDKAQGGIAVVLNPLDSLDKHIEDTLKAGAGLCRKEAVEILVKEGPERVRELINWGANFDRNDKGELDFTKEAAHSTNRILHALGDATGHEIEQTLIKKLKTFSRVEIFEYRMLLRILTENNQIYGVEFLNLKTEEYEVYKIDAAILATGGYAAIYKNTTNPQITTGDGIATTFLAGATLEDMEFVQFHPTALKRYNAPQFLLSESMRGEGAVLINDRGEEFMRKYHRLGDLAPRDVVARSIIFEMKERGIDKVYLDATKMGADFVRKRFPTIYNECLKYGLDISKEAIPVSPAAHYTMGGIKTDVKARTSIKGLFAAGEVACNGVHGANRLASNSMLEGLVFGKRAAESATEFLKSYQPINIEVRKPNTINCNKLALKRRIEDLKETIWNKLGVVRRMKEMEEILNCSWALFLKHNLPYNCPEGITLRNMALIASAIAYAGILRKSSVGAHYCVDTPHSYDNKRHISFNIKDLEKNL; this is encoded by the coding sequence ATGAACAAAACCATAGCGATAGTAGGCAGCGGGGTTGCAGGTTTAAGGGCGGCTATAGAACTGCTAAATAACGGATACGAAGTATTAGTCTTTTCAAAGGATAAACTAAGCTATTGCAACACTGATAAGGCTCAGGGTGGGATAGCAGTTGTCCTAAATCCACTGGATAGCCTTGATAAACACATTGAGGACACTCTAAAGGCTGGTGCTGGTCTGTGCAGAAAAGAGGCCGTGGAGATTTTAGTCAAAGAAGGGCCAGAAAGAGTCAGAGAATTGATAAATTGGGGCGCTAACTTCGATAGAAACGATAAAGGGGAATTGGACTTTACTAAAGAAGCAGCGCACTCCACAAACAGAATCTTGCATGCTTTGGGTGATGCTACAGGGCATGAAATAGAGCAAACTCTTATTAAAAAACTCAAAACCTTTAGCAGGGTTGAAATATTTGAATATCGTATGCTCTTGCGCATTTTAACAGAAAACAATCAAATCTATGGAGTAGAATTCCTGAATCTAAAAACAGAAGAGTATGAGGTATACAAGATTGATGCTGCAATACTGGCAACCGGAGGATACGCAGCTATATACAAAAACACCACAAATCCACAAATTACAACGGGAGATGGTATAGCTACAACCTTCTTAGCTGGTGCCACCTTAGAAGATATGGAATTTGTCCAATTTCACCCAACAGCACTAAAAAGGTACAACGCCCCCCAGTTCCTTTTGAGTGAATCTATGCGCGGAGAAGGTGCTGTTTTGATAAATGATAGGGGCGAGGAGTTCATGAGAAAATACCATAGACTGGGAGACCTTGCACCCAGGGATGTTGTGGCTCGCTCCATAATATTTGAAATGAAGGAGCGCGGAATCGATAAAGTTTACTTAGATGCAACAAAGATGGGTGCAGATTTTGTAAGAAAACGCTTTCCCACTATATACAACGAGTGCTTAAAGTATGGACTTGATATATCAAAAGAGGCCATTCCTGTCTCACCAGCTGCCCATTACACTATGGGTGGGATAAAGACAGATGTAAAAGCGAGAACGTCAATAAAAGGACTATTTGCAGCAGGCGAGGTAGCCTGCAATGGAGTGCACGGTGCAAACAGGCTTGCAAGTAATTCAATGCTCGAGGGCTTGGTTTTCGGAAAAAGGGCCGCAGAAAGCGCAACAGAATTTCTGAAATCTTATCAGCCCATTAACATAGAAGTTCGAAAACCAAATACCATAAATTGCAACAAACTCGCTCTAAAAAGAAGAATAGAAGACTTAAAGGAAACAATTTGGAATAAATTGGGTGTCGTAAGGCGGATGAAAGAGATGGAAGAAATATTAAACTGCAGCTGGGCACTATTTTTAAAACACAACCTACCATACAATTGTCCGGAGGGTATAACACTGCGCAATATGGCACTTATTGCATCAGCCATAGCTTATGCTGGCATACTAAGAAAGAGTAGCGTTGGCGCTCATTATTGTGTAGATACGCCGCATTCGTACGATAACAAAAGGCACATATCTTTCAATATAAAAGATTTAGAGAAAAACCTATGA